A region of Pelagicoccus sp. SDUM812003 DNA encodes the following proteins:
- a CDS encoding DUF5069 domain-containing protein: protein MNTSSNARVEVDLTQAPPRSPRVRLGGFVHLPRLIDKARAAIAGKLGVYVYGSESLLDQQFFDLTGISPEAFLDKVRENAGDWAILQWVQANTHRPMQAFQIQAWSQWLETLPGLSPEARAWFAEFSQSLDPARPDVSTLFEYLDLDDFVRFGGQA, encoded by the coding sequence ATGAACACATCATCCAACGCACGAGTTGAGGTAGATCTCACTCAAGCCCCGCCACGCAGTCCCCGAGTTCGGCTCGGTGGATTCGTTCACCTACCGCGCTTGATCGACAAGGCAAGGGCAGCCATCGCCGGCAAACTCGGCGTCTACGTGTACGGCTCGGAAAGCCTGCTCGATCAGCAGTTTTTCGACCTCACTGGAATCAGTCCCGAGGCCTTCCTCGACAAGGTCCGCGAGAACGCCGGCGACTGGGCCATCCTGCAGTGGGTTCAAGCAAATACCCATCGGCCCATGCAAGCGTTCCAGATTCAAGCCTGGAGCCAGTGGCTCGAAACGCTCCCCGGACTCAGTCCGGAAGCACGGGCTTGGTTTGCAGAATTCTCCCAATCGCTCGATCCCGCGCGCCCCGACGTGAGCACGCTCTTCGAGTATCTAGACCTTGACGATTTTGTCCGTTTCGGCGGCCAAGCCTAA
- a CDS encoding RNA polymerase sigma factor — translation MHKTKLIDMDTPETEAIEDSDSVLVLAGFRFALSIVNNTADAEDLVQLAWLRLARKYGGVESRSLLFRTIRNLSIDRSRRSKIVQFEPIVADYESKHRTNPGTQIDIDAVLSELTNNERECLYLHAVEGYKASEIASLVKKPRGTVLSLIHRGRQRIREQFSREMAF, via the coding sequence ATGCATAAAACGAAATTGATAGACATGGACACTCCAGAAACGGAAGCGATTGAGGATTCGGACAGCGTTCTTGTTCTTGCTGGGTTTCGCTTTGCTCTATCCATAGTAAACAATACCGCCGACGCTGAGGATCTTGTTCAACTCGCGTGGCTGAGACTCGCCCGAAAATATGGCGGAGTTGAAAGTCGAAGTCTTCTATTCCGAACGATTCGTAATCTTAGCATCGACCGCTCGCGACGTTCCAAAATCGTGCAATTCGAACCGATCGTGGCCGATTATGAATCGAAGCATCGAACCAATCCGGGAACACAAATAGACATCGATGCGGTTCTGTCGGAGCTAACAAACAACGAGCGCGAGTGCCTTTATTTGCACGCCGTCGAAGGCTACAAAGCGTCGGAGATCGCTAGTCTGGTCAAAAAGCCGAGGGGAACGGTCCTCAGCTTAATCCATAGGGGAAGGCAGCGCATTCGGGAACAGTTTTCTCGAGAGATGGCCTTTTAG
- a CDS encoding cysteine hydrolase, with product MKTIYTLIAIILGVVATHSSIAQLPNPGMEVDLSDTALVITDPQNDFLSPDGVTWGVVGKNVTANNTVEHIGQLFAAAKERGMLVAVSPHYYYPHDHAWEHEGTLETLMHKIGMFDREGPLMTDGVEGSGADWLERYKPFIEEKSTVVTSPHKVYGPESNDLVLQLRKRGIKRVILGGMSANLCTESHLRELIEQGFEVAVVPDATGAAIVGEFDGFKAAYTNYRMIANTIWSTAEAVDKIRSASGEAKVEPFVPHSKHEHN from the coding sequence ATGAAAACGATATACACACTCATCGCAATTATCCTAGGAGTCGTAGCGACTCATTCATCGATCGCTCAACTGCCCAATCCAGGCATGGAGGTCGACCTTTCCGATACTGCCCTTGTCATAACGGATCCTCAAAACGATTTCCTAAGTCCCGACGGGGTTACCTGGGGTGTCGTCGGCAAAAACGTGACCGCCAACAATACGGTCGAGCATATCGGGCAACTCTTCGCCGCAGCGAAGGAGCGCGGCATGCTCGTCGCGGTTTCCCCTCACTACTACTACCCGCACGACCATGCCTGGGAGCACGAGGGCACCCTAGAAACCTTGATGCACAAGATCGGCATGTTCGACCGCGAAGGACCTCTGATGACTGACGGCGTCGAGGGCTCAGGAGCCGATTGGCTGGAGCGCTACAAGCCCTTTATCGAAGAAAAGAGCACCGTTGTCACAAGTCCGCACAAAGTCTACGGGCCCGAGTCGAACGACCTCGTTTTGCAGCTTCGCAAAAGAGGGATCAAGAGGGTGATTCTCGGCGGCATGTCCGCAAATCTCTGCACCGAATCGCACTTGCGGGAACTGATTGAGCAGGGTTTCGAAGTAGCGGTTGTTCCCGATGCGACTGGCGCCGCGATCGTCGGCGAGTTCGACGGTTTCAAAGCTGCCTACACCAACTACCGCATGATCGCGAACACCATCTGGTCCACAGCGGAAGCCGTAGACAAGATCCGTAGCGCCTCTGGCGAAGCGAAGGTTGAACCGTTCGTTCCGCACTCGAAACACGAACACAACTGA
- a CDS encoding MSMEG_0570 family nitrogen starvation response protein yields the protein MQTERYRAFTVELPDQSIRDCYSPSSIARQYFKSGEVLTVEEFVSKSRIALDEASSRVEATFGFVCSGAAASIANIEGWSSSLEPSAKLRIVKI from the coding sequence ATGCAAACCGAACGCTACAGGGCTTTCACCGTTGAACTACCGGATCAATCGATTCGCGACTGCTATTCGCCAAGCTCTATCGCACGTCAGTATTTCAAAAGCGGGGAGGTTCTGACCGTGGAGGAATTTGTATCCAAATCACGGATCGCTTTGGACGAAGCCTCCTCGCGGGTAGAGGCAACGTTCGGATTTGTCTGTAGTGGAGCGGCCGCATCGATCGCGAACATCGAAGGTTGGAGCTCGTCGCTGGAACCGTCCGCGAAACTGAGAATCGTCAAGATCTAG
- a CDS encoding sigma 54-interacting transcriptional regulator, protein MSLQSILSSPERLQVLSRYDIVGAYTEPGLDRITEIAAALFKVPIVVICVVDEQRSWFVSRLGIDRSQQQVEPGLWLTAIESERVCIIPDTQLDELSCNHSLVTGDVGIRFCASAPLMSPDGFVLGALCVFDRLPREFKDDDVKQLERLSELVVSELDNRLSARKVKELEAKQQRLVTRLHEARDAAEESEERFRDLFDEAPIAYVHEDLESRFIRANRAARRILGIKPEEVVGFIGKTLVADNKENQARLLEAFDSIGKGTDQAGVLIELRRNDTGEPIWIEWWSSPDPSGKYTRSMFLDVTERVRMQQAKERLESENSYLQEEIQREHNFGEVVGSSLTLCAALNQAEQVASTDSTVLIQGETGTGKELVARAIHQHSERSSQALVKVNCGAISSGLVESELFGHVKGAFTGAVSNREGRFKVADKGTLFLDEVGELPQETQVKLLRVLQEQEFEPIGSSKTIKVDVRVIAATNRDLAEEVQKGTFRRDLFYRLNVVPLRIPPLRERYGDIPLLARFFLEKLAKRLNQPVKTISKETLRRLEEYSWPGNVRELQNVLERAVILSRGSDIEIGTGFLGDSVQGRSDARPASYSEGEEPVTLKTMERRHIESTLERTGGQIEGESGAAKALGMNPSTLRSRMSKLGIRRS, encoded by the coding sequence ATGTCCCTTCAATCCATCCTTTCCTCGCCTGAACGCCTCCAGGTCCTGTCCCGCTACGACATCGTAGGCGCGTACACGGAGCCGGGGCTTGATCGAATCACAGAAATTGCGGCGGCACTCTTCAAGGTCCCGATCGTCGTCATTTGCGTAGTCGACGAACAGCGAAGCTGGTTCGTTTCGAGGCTAGGAATCGACCGTTCTCAGCAGCAGGTGGAACCTGGATTGTGGCTGACCGCGATAGAGAGCGAACGTGTTTGTATTATTCCCGACACTCAGCTCGACGAGCTTTCCTGTAACCATTCTTTGGTTACGGGAGATGTGGGAATTCGTTTTTGCGCTTCGGCGCCTTTGATGAGCCCGGATGGATTCGTACTTGGAGCGCTGTGTGTATTTGATCGACTCCCTCGTGAGTTCAAAGACGATGACGTCAAACAGTTGGAACGCCTCTCTGAGCTTGTCGTAAGCGAGTTGGACAATCGCCTTTCGGCCCGAAAAGTTAAGGAGCTCGAAGCCAAGCAACAGCGCCTCGTCACTCGCCTGCATGAAGCGCGAGATGCGGCTGAGGAGAGCGAAGAGCGCTTTCGTGATCTGTTCGACGAAGCTCCCATCGCCTATGTGCATGAGGATTTGGAGTCTCGCTTCATACGGGCCAATCGAGCGGCCCGCCGAATTTTGGGAATCAAGCCAGAGGAGGTAGTAGGTTTTATTGGCAAGACTCTGGTTGCTGACAACAAGGAGAACCAAGCTAGACTGCTCGAAGCATTCGATTCTATTGGCAAAGGCACCGACCAGGCGGGCGTTTTGATCGAGTTGCGCCGCAATGATACTGGAGAGCCGATCTGGATCGAATGGTGGTCCAGCCCGGATCCCAGTGGCAAGTATACTCGTTCCATGTTCCTAGACGTGACTGAGCGAGTGAGAATGCAGCAAGCCAAGGAACGGTTGGAATCGGAGAATTCCTATCTGCAGGAGGAGATTCAACGAGAGCACAACTTCGGGGAAGTTGTCGGCAGCAGCCTTACTCTCTGCGCAGCGCTCAATCAAGCGGAACAGGTTGCCTCTACCGACTCTACGGTGCTGATTCAAGGGGAGACCGGCACTGGCAAGGAGCTTGTCGCCCGAGCGATTCATCAGCACAGCGAGCGCTCGAGCCAAGCTTTGGTGAAGGTCAATTGCGGAGCGATTAGCTCGGGTTTGGTAGAGAGCGAACTCTTCGGCCATGTGAAAGGCGCTTTCACTGGAGCAGTGAGCAATCGTGAGGGCCGATTCAAGGTCGCAGACAAAGGCACACTCTTCCTGGACGAAGTGGGAGAGTTGCCTCAGGAAACCCAGGTAAAGCTCCTTCGAGTGCTGCAAGAGCAGGAGTTCGAGCCAATCGGCTCAAGCAAAACGATAAAGGTGGATGTTCGCGTCATTGCCGCCACCAATCGAGATCTCGCCGAAGAGGTGCAGAAGGGAACGTTTCGACGCGATCTCTTCTATCGACTAAATGTAGTACCCTTGCGGATACCTCCACTCAGGGAGCGCTATGGGGATATTCCTTTGCTTGCCCGCTTCTTCTTGGAGAAGCTTGCGAAGCGGCTCAATCAGCCGGTTAAGACTATATCCAAAGAAACACTACGCCGCCTGGAGGAATACAGCTGGCCTGGAAACGTTCGCGAGTTGCAAAACGTGCTCGAGCGGGCCGTGATTCTGTCGCGGGGTTCTGATATAGAAATCGGCACCGGGTTTCTTGGCGACTCGGTGCAGGGGCGAAGCGATGCCCGACCCGCGAGCTATTCGGAAGGGGAAGAGCCCGTGACGCTGAAAACCATGGAGCGAAGGCATATCGAATCGACTCTCGAAAGAACCGGCGGGCAGATCGAAGGAGAGAGCGGGGCCGCCAAAGCGCTGGGAATGAACCCCAGCACCCTGAGGAGTCGCATGTCGAAGCTAGGGATAAGGCGAAGCTAG
- a CDS encoding sigma 54-interacting transcriptional regulator, translated as MVAALAKEVESLADLLLKLPLEHSCQRLLSLAVREISAWDDVALVRIWQLGKADICESCALSEECPQKVECMHLVASSGRSIANPGEVWSRLDGRFSRFPIGVRKVGHVAQTGQSVMINLSEDRSWVADPKWAIDEGVKGINAQPLLFRGKILGVLGIFVRREIDRDLARFQRMVADHLAMAIANAEAFEKIRELHERLELENQYLRDEVEETRSFGEIVGRSEPVQHIISKIELVSGTDASVLVTGESGTGKELIAREIHRRSQRKEKPLIRVNCAGIPASLFESELFGHAKGAFTGALRDRPGRFEAAAGGTLFLDEIGEMPIDLQAKLLRVLQEGQYERVGEDRTRHVDVRIIAATNRDLRVEVAEKRFREDLFYRLNVFPIEAPPLRERSEDIPSLVAHFLKHLSKRHGMKLPTVSKAQLQALSNYNWPGNVRELQNQVERALITSRGKRLHFEVFEQSSEPVDSKGKQDSDDRILNESQMVALQRRNILKALKQTEGQVYGAEGASALLGLKPSTLASRMKKLGIELRSKQRPWED; from the coding sequence ATGGTTGCCGCGTTAGCGAAGGAGGTCGAGTCTCTGGCGGACTTGTTGTTGAAGCTCCCGCTGGAGCATAGTTGTCAACGCTTGCTGTCCTTGGCTGTGCGCGAGATTTCCGCTTGGGACGACGTGGCATTGGTCCGCATTTGGCAACTTGGGAAAGCTGACATTTGCGAGAGCTGCGCGTTGTCGGAGGAATGCCCGCAGAAAGTGGAGTGCATGCATTTGGTGGCGAGTAGCGGACGCTCGATCGCCAATCCGGGCGAAGTGTGGAGTCGTCTGGATGGACGTTTCTCGCGGTTCCCGATCGGAGTTCGAAAGGTTGGCCATGTGGCGCAAACCGGGCAATCGGTCATGATCAATCTCAGCGAGGATCGCAGCTGGGTCGCTGACCCGAAGTGGGCTATCGACGAGGGGGTGAAGGGGATCAACGCTCAGCCCTTGTTGTTTCGTGGAAAGATTCTCGGGGTGCTTGGCATTTTCGTCCGTCGAGAAATCGACCGGGATCTGGCCCGCTTCCAAAGGATGGTGGCGGATCATTTGGCGATGGCGATTGCGAATGCGGAGGCGTTCGAAAAGATCCGGGAACTGCATGAGCGTTTGGAGTTGGAAAACCAATACCTTCGCGATGAGGTCGAGGAGACTCGATCGTTCGGGGAGATCGTAGGTCGAAGCGAGCCCGTTCAGCACATCATTTCCAAAATAGAGCTCGTTTCCGGTACGGACGCCAGCGTGCTGGTGACTGGCGAATCGGGTACTGGCAAGGAATTGATCGCCCGCGAGATCCATCGTCGCAGTCAACGCAAGGAGAAGCCATTGATTCGGGTGAATTGCGCCGGAATTCCCGCGAGCTTGTTTGAAAGCGAACTCTTTGGACACGCTAAAGGGGCGTTTACCGGGGCCCTTCGCGATCGGCCAGGTCGCTTCGAGGCTGCAGCGGGCGGCACGCTCTTTTTAGATGAAATCGGTGAGATGCCAATCGATCTCCAGGCGAAGCTGCTTCGTGTCTTGCAAGAAGGGCAATACGAGCGAGTGGGTGAGGACCGGACCCGGCACGTGGATGTGCGAATCATCGCTGCGACCAATCGCGACCTCAGAGTGGAAGTTGCGGAAAAGCGCTTCCGCGAGGATCTTTTCTATCGTTTGAACGTGTTCCCCATTGAAGCGCCGCCGCTACGCGAGCGGTCTGAGGACATCCCGTCCTTGGTGGCGCACTTCCTGAAGCATCTTTCCAAGCGCCACGGGATGAAACTTCCCACTGTCAGCAAAGCGCAACTACAAGCGCTCTCGAACTACAATTGGCCTGGAAACGTTCGTGAGCTGCAGAATCAGGTCGAGCGCGCCTTGATTACGAGTCGGGGCAAGCGTTTGCATTTCGAGGTGTTCGAACAGAGTTCCGAGCCCGTTGACTCCAAAGGAAAACAGGATTCGGACGACCGGATTCTGAACGAGTCTCAGATGGTGGCATTGCAACGCCGCAATATCCTGAAGGCCTTGAAACAGACCGAAGGACAAGTCTATGGAGCGGAAGGAGCGTCCGCCTTATTAGGCTTGAAGCCGAGTACCTTGGCCTCGCGTATGAAGAAGCTGGGCATCGAGCTCAGGTCGAAGCAGCGACCTTGGGAGGATTAG
- a CDS encoding glycoside hydrolase family 2 TIM barrel-domain containing protein, translated as MPLFTFVRHTLLSLAIGACLHASPTETLYLSGTGSDDTVDWDFKVNGGRNSGAWSSIPVPSNWEMQGFGTYHYYKDWGDSAAPDSLGQYRHRFTVPAEWAGKHVEIVFGASMTDTAVRINGVPAGPVHQGGFYQFSYDITDLLNYGDSNLIEVDVSKFSDDESVNRAERAADYWLFGGIYRPVWLEAKPSNHIERMAVDAKADGSFTVDAYLENDSNAATLQAEVFTLDGTRIAKTQRLPIEPGQPQARLAGLAKNIEPWSAEYPNLYSLRLTLRAKNAVIHQTESTIGFRTIELRPQDGFYLNGEKIILKGSNRHSIWPDTGRATNATLSEKDVLLMKEMNMNAVRMSHYPPDTHFLEACDRLGLYVIDELGGWQKSYDAEVGSKLVRETVIRDVNHPSILLWANGNEGGWNIELDDDFDLYDPQNRPVIHPWANFGGINTSHYESYNSGTDWFFQGDDLFMPTEFLHGLYDGGHGAGLDDWWKAILAHPMGLGGFLWSFADEGIVRDDQGGRIDVAGNAAPDGIVGPYREKEGSFYTIKEIWAPIYLPQSEVDFLPSSFGGSLEIENRYDFTNLDQIVFKWNLQVLEGDSLEKAKLHTIANGQSKGPDVQPNRRGELQLHLPNDWSHADFFALTAIDPHGREIYTWTWSLRHPDTIVSRYISSNATAQASSQSTTDSIVISADDIEVRLDPNTGTLQSLRSGAIVSPMSNGPILLTGNSELKSVETEDGAATFHYEGDLRFVRWELLDSGWLQLDYHYAYEREKPLTYLGVTFDYDESQIEGMRWLGKGPYRVWKNRRKGVEFGLWHKDYNDTVTGMSWTYPEFKGFHEDVYWAQLQNDVAPLDILIASPDLYFRLFTPSEAPDPRSTHVDFPHGDISFLHSIAPIGTKFKTADQHGPAGAPTWVSRGRYHGFSGRVYLRIGDRLEDN; from the coding sequence ATGCCCCTCTTTACTTTCGTTCGCCACACTCTGCTCAGCCTCGCAATCGGAGCTTGTCTCCACGCCTCCCCGACCGAGACGCTCTACCTCTCTGGGACTGGAAGCGACGATACCGTCGATTGGGATTTCAAGGTCAATGGCGGGCGAAACAGCGGCGCTTGGAGCTCCATCCCCGTTCCTTCGAATTGGGAAATGCAAGGCTTCGGCACTTACCACTACTACAAGGACTGGGGCGATTCCGCCGCCCCCGACTCGCTCGGCCAATATCGCCACCGTTTCACCGTTCCTGCTGAATGGGCAGGCAAGCATGTCGAAATCGTCTTCGGGGCCTCAATGACCGACACCGCTGTCCGCATCAACGGCGTACCCGCTGGCCCGGTACACCAAGGCGGTTTTTATCAATTCTCCTACGACATCACAGATCTGCTGAACTACGGAGACTCGAACCTGATCGAAGTCGATGTATCCAAATTTTCAGACGACGAATCGGTGAACCGGGCTGAACGTGCCGCCGACTATTGGCTCTTCGGCGGCATCTACCGCCCCGTTTGGCTCGAAGCGAAACCATCTAACCACATCGAGCGAATGGCCGTCGACGCCAAGGCGGATGGCAGCTTCACCGTCGACGCCTACCTCGAGAACGACTCGAACGCTGCTACCCTGCAAGCAGAGGTCTTCACCCTTGACGGCACCCGTATAGCGAAAACGCAAAGACTCCCAATCGAGCCCGGTCAGCCGCAGGCTCGCCTCGCCGGTCTCGCTAAAAACATCGAACCCTGGTCCGCCGAATACCCAAACCTCTACTCCCTACGCCTCACTCTTCGCGCGAAAAACGCAGTCATCCACCAGACCGAATCAACCATCGGATTCCGCACCATCGAACTTCGTCCTCAAGATGGCTTCTACCTCAACGGTGAAAAGATTATCCTGAAAGGCTCCAACCGCCACAGCATCTGGCCCGACACCGGTCGCGCCACCAACGCCACTCTCAGCGAAAAGGACGTCCTACTGATGAAGGAAATGAACATGAATGCTGTCCGCATGAGCCATTATCCGCCGGATACTCACTTCCTCGAAGCGTGCGATCGCCTGGGCCTCTACGTCATCGACGAACTCGGAGGTTGGCAGAAATCCTACGACGCGGAGGTAGGAAGCAAGCTTGTAAGGGAAACTGTGATACGAGACGTCAATCATCCTTCCATACTCCTCTGGGCTAACGGAAACGAAGGCGGATGGAATATCGAGCTCGACGACGACTTCGACCTTTACGATCCGCAAAACCGCCCCGTCATCCATCCTTGGGCCAACTTCGGCGGCATCAATACCAGCCACTACGAATCCTACAACTCGGGCACCGACTGGTTTTTCCAGGGCGACGATCTCTTCATGCCCACCGAATTCCTCCACGGACTCTACGATGGCGGACACGGCGCCGGACTCGACGACTGGTGGAAGGCTATCCTCGCCCACCCTATGGGCCTCGGAGGCTTTCTCTGGTCCTTCGCCGATGAAGGCATTGTCCGCGATGATCAAGGCGGTCGCATCGATGTCGCTGGCAACGCGGCACCTGATGGCATCGTCGGACCCTATCGCGAAAAAGAAGGCAGCTTCTACACCATCAAAGAAATCTGGGCCCCGATCTACCTGCCACAAAGCGAAGTCGACTTTCTCCCCTCCAGCTTCGGAGGAAGTCTCGAAATCGAAAACCGATACGACTTCACCAACCTCGATCAAATCGTATTCAAATGGAACCTACAGGTCCTTGAAGGCGATTCACTCGAAAAAGCTAAACTTCATACCATCGCAAACGGACAATCCAAAGGTCCGGACGTCCAACCGAATCGCCGTGGCGAACTGCAGCTACACTTGCCAAACGACTGGTCGCATGCCGATTTCTTCGCCCTCACCGCAATCGATCCCCACGGTCGCGAAATCTACACCTGGACCTGGTCGCTCCGACATCCTGATACGATCGTCAGTCGCTACATTTCCAGCAACGCAACGGCGCAAGCCAGTTCCCAATCCACCACGGACTCGATCGTCATAAGCGCAGACGATATCGAAGTCAGACTGGACCCAAATACCGGAACTCTCCAATCTCTACGCTCAGGCGCCATCGTTTCACCAATGAGCAACGGTCCCATTCTCTTGACCGGAAATAGCGAACTGAAAAGCGTCGAGACAGAAGACGGTGCCGCTACCTTCCACTACGAAGGTGACCTTCGATTTGTTCGCTGGGAATTGCTCGATTCGGGCTGGTTGCAATTGGATTATCACTACGCCTACGAACGCGAAAAACCGCTTACCTACTTAGGCGTGACCTTCGACTACGACGAAAGCCAGATCGAGGGGATGCGCTGGCTGGGCAAAGGCCCCTACAGGGTGTGGAAAAATCGCCGCAAAGGCGTCGAGTTCGGACTCTGGCATAAGGACTACAACGACACCGTCACCGGCATGAGCTGGACCTATCCAGAATTCAAAGGCTTCCACGAAGATGTCTACTGGGCCCAGCTCCAGAACGACGTAGCGCCGCTCGACATCCTGATCGCCTCGCCGGACCTCTACTTCCGTCTCTTCACCCCTAGCGAAGCTCCCGATCCTCGATCTACCCACGTCGACTTTCCCCACGGCGACATCTCATTTCTTCACTCGATCGCCCCGATCGGCACCAAGTTCAAGACAGCCGACCAGCACGGTCCAGCCGGCGCTCCCACTTGGGTGAGCCGAGGTCGCTACCATGGCTTCTCCGGCCGCGTCTACCTGCGAATCGGTGACAGACTCGAAGACAATTGA
- a CDS encoding aldehyde dehydrogenase family protein, protein MLIDTEKRTFPVTSPYDGQTLEELEYNSPDEVESFLSQGCDLARKKPLEKWRRIEALEYASARLKRDIDCFAMLIAQEAGKPLRDARVEALRASEGLKHAANTLAMSHGREVPFDHVSSDRSASGSTVLEPIGLVVAISAFNHPLNLVVHQVAPAIAAGCPVIIKPSLDTPLSCRKLVDLLVESGISEEYCRVALVENDLSEKLVTDKRVAFLSFIGSARVGWSLRSKLAPGTRCSLEHGGVAPAIVLDDADFSLAAERLAIGAYYHAGQVCVSTQRIFVSKRNLDFFVEFFEKASLGLIVGDPRSDETQIGPLIRQKEADRVATWIEDALESGGKLLFRGKRLGPNLLGPSAVLNPSKNCRLAMEEVFGPVVVIFTYDTVEEAVAEANALPWAFQASVFSKSLTEVENVGRQLDASTVLVNEHTAFRVDSMPFSGWRESGLGQGGIEATFHEMCREKLTINVTNK, encoded by the coding sequence ATGCTGATAGATACGGAAAAGAGAACCTTCCCGGTTACGTCACCCTACGATGGACAAACGTTGGAGGAGCTCGAATACAACTCACCCGACGAAGTCGAGTCGTTTCTAAGCCAAGGATGTGACCTCGCTCGGAAGAAGCCACTAGAAAAGTGGAGACGGATAGAAGCTCTCGAGTATGCGAGCGCAAGGTTGAAGCGCGATATCGATTGTTTTGCAATGTTGATTGCGCAGGAAGCTGGTAAGCCTCTTCGAGATGCGAGGGTGGAAGCTCTCCGAGCATCGGAAGGACTCAAGCATGCTGCAAACACCTTAGCAATGTCGCACGGACGAGAGGTTCCGTTCGATCATGTTTCATCAGACCGATCTGCTTCCGGTAGTACAGTATTGGAGCCGATCGGACTTGTAGTAGCGATAAGCGCTTTCAACCACCCTTTGAATCTAGTAGTGCATCAGGTGGCTCCCGCAATCGCCGCGGGCTGTCCGGTGATCATAAAGCCCTCTCTGGATACGCCACTTTCCTGCCGCAAACTAGTGGACCTCTTGGTTGAAAGTGGCATATCAGAGGAGTATTGCCGTGTGGCCCTGGTTGAAAACGATCTCTCTGAAAAACTCGTTACGGACAAGCGAGTGGCGTTTTTATCCTTTATCGGTAGCGCAAGAGTCGGATGGTCACTTCGTTCGAAGTTAGCTCCGGGGACGCGTTGCTCTCTAGAGCATGGAGGAGTTGCTCCAGCTATCGTTTTGGATGACGCAGATTTCTCCCTTGCTGCGGAGCGTCTCGCCATCGGAGCATACTACCATGCCGGACAAGTATGCGTATCCACGCAGCGGATATTTGTTTCGAAGCGAAACTTGGATTTTTTTGTGGAATTTTTCGAAAAGGCTTCCCTAGGTCTCATTGTTGGAGATCCGAGAAGCGATGAAACTCAGATCGGACCACTGATTCGCCAAAAGGAAGCGGACCGAGTGGCGACTTGGATTGAAGACGCCTTGGAGAGCGGAGGTAAGTTGTTGTTTAGAGGGAAGCGATTGGGGCCAAATTTGCTCGGACCAAGCGCTGTGCTGAATCCCTCCAAAAATTGCCGACTCGCGATGGAAGAGGTGTTTGGTCCTGTCGTGGTGATTTTCACCTATGACACGGTTGAAGAGGCTGTCGCTGAGGCGAATGCGCTGCCGTGGGCATTTCAAGCGTCCGTATTTTCAAAAAGTTTAACGGAAGTAGAGAACGTAGGACGGCAGCTAGATGCTTCGACAGTTCTCGTGAATGAGCACACGGCTTTTCGAGTGGATTCGATGCCGTTTTCGGGATGGAGAGAATCAGGCTTAGGCCAGGGAGGGATCGAAGCGACATTCCATGAAATGTGCCGAGAGAAACTAACTATTAACGTGACGAACAAGTAA
- a CDS encoding cysteine hydrolase has translation MGLPNTTVAIDDRTALLLIDPQIDFLSPEGVAWGVVGESVTKNNTVANMQTLLETAKASGMQVFVSPHYYYPTDHGWKFEGAVEKLMHDIKMFDRAGPLNLDGFEGSGADWMPEFKPLLEDGKTIFANPHKVYGPQNNDLVLQLRKRHIDKVILAGMSANVCVESHMRDLLENGFEVAVAWDATAAAILPGMDGMAAAITNYKMLANATWSTEETLAEMAKAGFSKET, from the coding sequence ATGGGACTACCAAACACTACCGTAGCTATCGACGACCGTACCGCTCTCTTGCTTATCGATCCACAAATCGACTTTCTCAGCCCCGAAGGCGTGGCCTGGGGCGTGGTCGGCGAGTCGGTGACCAAGAACAACACCGTCGCCAATATGCAAACCCTGCTCGAAACCGCTAAAGCGAGCGGGATGCAAGTCTTCGTCTCCCCTCACTACTACTATCCGACCGACCACGGCTGGAAGTTTGAAGGGGCCGTCGAAAAACTCATGCACGACATCAAGATGTTCGACCGTGCAGGCCCACTTAACTTGGACGGTTTCGAGGGAAGCGGCGCCGATTGGATGCCCGAATTCAAGCCTTTGCTCGAAGACGGCAAAACCATCTTCGCCAACCCGCACAAAGTCTACGGACCGCAAAACAACGATCTCGTCCTGCAGCTACGCAAACGCCACATAGACAAGGTGATTCTCGCTGGGATGTCGGCAAACGTTTGCGTCGAAAGCCATATGCGTGACTTGCTTGAAAACGGATTCGAGGTCGCCGTCGCTTGGGACGCCACCGCTGCCGCAATCCTTCCGGGCATGGACGGGATGGCTGCAGCGATCACCAACTACAAAATGCTGGCCAACGCCACCTGGTCCACCGAAGAAACGCTCGCCGAAATGGCAAAAGCGGGGTTCAGCAAGGAAACCTAA